Proteins from a single region of Amblyomma americanum isolate KBUSLIRL-KWMA chromosome 10, ASM5285725v1, whole genome shotgun sequence:
- the LOC144108240 gene encoding uncharacterized protein LOC144108240, protein MPGTEYVLVGFGGFLERRRVAFVEPLPNNRVCAVCGMVENRSFLLPCCHVVCDSCRILISCESGTCPLDNTKSAEDDDILMTFENSQLEQRRVLCIAGGEKCDFTGPLSELKEHLLECYSDEVKCFKCQRHMRRFDLFEHFRQCSSEAFQGSPVSSSAVGSTADKLGAMKTDLQMIPECVTSRNVDNNVFMSEATSIVERIACITSQLADVEEQARDEQDGSVIPIAKKVTYTPGPYRAASKLGAFIEFYPFVDAYGAYNSLTGDKKEHVQSHGTHISAGYAIELQSQCRRQEDGEVLVSFALILHESIWDALLEWPFAKKVTIILTHPEDLEKDIRMLVSANSEDMVRRPVPGAANRGFQTETVNWRDLELQGFILNNYIYVNVELE, encoded by the coding sequence ATGCCTGGCACAGAATACGTCCTCGTGGGATTCGGCGGTTTCCTGGAGCGCCGACGCGTCGCCTTCGTCGAGCCGCTGCCCAACAACCGGGTCTGCGCCGTGTGCGGTATGGTGGAAAACCGCTCTTTCCTGCTGCCATGCTGCCATGTTGTTTGCGATTCATGCAGAATCCTCATCTCTTGCGAAAGCGGCACGTGCCCTTTGGACAACACAAAGTCCGCTGAGGATGATGACATTCTGATGACATTCGAGAACTCACAATTAGAGCAGCGCCGAGTTCTCTGCATAGCCGGAGGTGAAAAATGCGACTTCACGGGCCCACTGTCGGAGCTGAAGGAACATTTGCTCGAGTGCTACAGCGATGAGGTCAAGTGTTTCAAGTGCCAGCGGCACATGCGTCGCTTTGACCTCTTCGAGCACTTCCGGCAGTGTTCGAGTGAGGCTTTTCAAGGGTCACCTGTGAGCTCAAGTGCTGTCGGAAGTACTGCCGATAAATTGGGAGCAATGAAGACAGACCTGCAAATGATACCAGAGTGCGTGACGAGCAGGAACGTCGACAACAACGTTTTCATGAGCGAAGCGACCTCAATAGTGGAGCGCATTGCATGTATTACGAGCCAGTTGGCCGACGTGGAGGAGCAGGCTAGAGACGAACAAGATGGCTCCGTTATTCCAATTGCAAAGAAAGTGACATACACACCGGGACCATACCGCGCTGCTTCAAAGCTTGGTGCCTTTATCGAGTTCTACCCCTTCGTCGATGCATACGGCGCCTACAACTCCCTGACGGGAGACAAGAAGGAGCACGTGCAATCCCACGGCACCCACATCTCAGCTGGCTATGCCATCGAGCTGCAGTCCCAGTGCCGCAGGCAGGAGGACGGCGAAGTTCTCGTGTCCTTCGCACTGATTCTTCACGAGTCCATCTGGGATGCTTTGTTGGAGTGGCCCTTTGCTAAGAAGGTCACGATAATCCTCACACACCCCGAAGACCTGGAGAAGGACATCAGGATGCTGGTGAGCGCAAACTCTGAGGATATGGTGAGGAGACCTGTCCCTGGAGCTGCTAACAGGGGCTTTCAGACAGAGACAGTGAACTGGAGGGACCTCGAACTGCAGGGATTCATCCTTAACAACTACATCTACGTCAACGTGGAGCTCGAATGA